The genomic stretch GCTCTTTTCCCCTATTGCCCTTTATCCTTCCGTCAAATTTTTTTTGGCAATTGTTACATTTCTTAACATAAAGATCCCCCTAAATCCCCCTTAAGAAGGGGGACTTTGAGGAAAACCTGTCATTGCGAGGGGGTTTTATGACTGAAATTCTTGTTAAAAAGAGATGACCCCCCGAAGCAATCTCGGTTCTACCGGACAAGTTATGCTAAATTATCACAAACAATGGACTTTAACTCTAAAGAGTTAAGCTATACAAACAAAGGTTGCCTACGCAACCTAGAATTTAGTCCGCCTTCGCGGACTTCGTTTCTATAGCATAAGGCTTTAGCCTTTTATTCATTATTAATTTAGCATAGTAAGTCCGGTAGAACCAAATCTCTAATCTTCGGCCAATAATGCCCTCTCGTAATGACATAAAAAATTGTTACTTTTTAATGATTCATTATCTTTCAGTGGGAAAATTAAAACGAGTTTTAGGGGGAAGTTGTTGTTTAAACCATCCTCTACGCCAGAAAAAGAAAATAGAAGTTAAGGAAATTCCTAACATTACTCCTAAACAGATAAAATAGCCCCAATACCAATTAAGTTCTGGCATATTAAAAGGAGAAGCTTCTGGATTAAAATTCATGCCATAAATTCCAGCAACAAAGGTTAAGGGAATAAAAATAGTAGAAACAATGGTCAATAATTTCATTACCTCATTAGTTTTATTACTAATTGAAGATAAATAGAGATTTAATAATCCTTCGAGAAGTTCATCTCCAGCATCGAGAGTTTCGATTATTTGCAAACTATGATCATAACAATCTTTTAATCCTGTACGGGCTTTTTTGCTAAAAAAATTGGTATTTTCTTGAAGTAAAAATTCTAAAGCATTGCGTTGTGGCCAGATAGCACGATGTAAAATTAGTAACTCTTTTTTGGCTATATAAATCTTTTCTAAAGTTTTAAGACTGGCATTAAATAAAACTTCTTCTTCTAACCCAGCAATTCGCTCTCGAAAGCTTTCTAAAATTGGATAGTATCCATCAATAATAGCATCCCAAAGAGCATAAGTTAAATAATCTGTTCCCAGAGTTCTAATTTTTCCTTTGTTGTTAAGAATGCGTTCACGAACCAATTCAAAACAATCTTTTAGAGGTTCCTCTTGAAATGAAATAACATAGGTTTTACCTAAAACTAAACTAACTTGTTCTAACCAAAATCCTTCTCCATAAGGTTTAGGAATTGCCATTTGAGCAATAATTAATAATTGTTCGGAAAATTCTTCAACTTTAGCCCGTTGTGGCACATTAACAACATCTTCAATTAAATAGCTATCTAATTGAAATATTTCTGCTATTTGTTGTAATATTTCCTCACTGCCTAATCCGGCAATATCAAACCAAGAAACAGAGTCAGTATGAAGATAAGAAGCACAATTTTGAGGAGTTAAATTTTTAGATTTAATAGCTTTTTCAATGGTATAATCTATTAAGTTAATTTCTGTTGTTTGTGCATCTTGAGCAATGCGGAGAGTTCCTGGCATTGTACCTGGATGGTCATGACGATAATTGAGATAATCGTTATGATCAGTATGTTGCCTTTTTCGAGATCGTGGGTTCATTTTGTTAAAAGAACTTTGAATATTCATAATATTAACTGTTAATATCACAGGCAAGATGCCTGTGCCACAAGAGACAGGATGGCTGTGTCATATTCTAGAAAAAAAGGGGCTTTAAGCCCCTATGATTAAGAAATCAATGGTCAATTTATGCTTAGTTTAGACCACACTAAACACAATAACAAATGCTAAAACTGCACCAAACACAATTAGGGCATAAAATTGAGCGCGACCACTTTCTAAATATTTCAGACCTTCACCACTGACGATAGTAGCTAAACCTGTTAAATTTACCGCTCCATCAATAACACGATAATCCACTTCCATAATTTGGCGGGCTAGACGACGACATCCTATCACAAAAACGCGATGATAAAGAGCATCCAAGTACCATTTATTGAGGGAAAATTGATAAAGAGAGGGGTATTTTTCGGCGATCGCGGCGGGGTCAATTTTATGTTGCAAATACATCAAAGAAGCAACAGTGATACCAATTAAGGCGATACCCACAGAATTTCCGGCCATGATACCAAATTCTGTCCAGTCAAAATGAGCAACTTCTTCAATGACTTCTCCTGGGGCATAAATAAACTTTTCAAAAGTATTATCCCAAGGTTTACCCAATAAGCCGATAACCGTTGAAGGAATGGCTAAAATAAGCAAAGGTAAAGTCATTGTCAGGGGAGACTCATGGGGAGAGTGACTATGGCCATGACCGTGATCATGATCGTGATCATCATGTTCATCGGTTTTATGGTCTAATTCTTTGATATTCATGGCCCCAGGTCCGAAAAGGGGCTTCATGGGGGAAGAACCCACCGCCGCTAATAATTTCTGACGAATGCCCATATCATTGCCCCGGAAGTCTCCTTCAAAGGTCATGAAATACATACGGAACATATAAAAAGCGGTCAGGCCGGCAGTTAACCAACCCATTAACCATAAGACAGGGTTGGCGTTAAAAGCTAGTCCAAGAATTTCGTCTTTTGACCAGAAACCCGCAAAGGGAGGAATACCACAGATAGCGAGGGTTCCAATGAGAAACGCCAAGGAAGTTAGGGGCATATATTTACGCAAACCGCCCATCAAACGCATATCTTGGGCTAAAGCTGGTTCATGACCGACAACTCCTTCCATACCATGAATGACCGACCCTGAACAGAGGAACAACATGGCTTTAAAGTAAGCATGGGTCATCAGGTGAAACAGTCCAGCCGTATAAGCACCAATACCCATGGCCATGACCATGTAACCTAATTGGGAGATGGTAGAATAGGCTAAACCTTTCTTAATATCATTCTGAGTTAAAGCAATACTAGCCCCTAAAAGGGCGGTAAAGGCCCCTGTCCAGGCAATGGTAGTCATGACTGCGGGGATATGCTCAAATACGGGATACATCCGCGCTACCAAGAAAACCCCAGCCGCTACCATTGTGGCTGCGTGAATGA from Aphanothece sacrum FPU1 encodes the following:
- the corA gene encoding magnesium/cobalt transporter CorA translates to MNPRSRKRQHTDHNDYLNYRHDHPGTMPGTLRIAQDAQTTEINLIDYTIEKAIKSKNLTPQNCASYLHTDSVSWFDIAGLGSEEILQQIAEIFQLDSYLIEDVVNVPQRAKVEEFSEQLLIIAQMAIPKPYGEGFWLEQVSLVLGKTYVISFQEEPLKDCFELVRERILNNKGKIRTLGTDYLTYALWDAIIDGYYPILESFRERIAGLEEEVLFNASLKTLEKIYIAKKELLILHRAIWPQRNALEFLLQENTNFFSKKARTGLKDCYDHSLQIIETLDAGDELLEGLLNLYLSSISNKTNEVMKLLTIVSTIFIPLTFVAGIYGMNFNPEASPFNMPELNWYWGYFICLGVMLGISLTSIFFFWRRGWFKQQLPPKTRFNFPTER
- a CDS encoding NAD(P)H-quinone oxidoreductase subunit 5; the encoded protein is MEPLYQYAWLIPVLPLVGAMLVGIGLISFNQATNRLRQWNAVFIISLLGASMVLSFALLWSQINGHAEYSYMIEWASAGTFHLQMGYTVDHLSTLMSVIVTTVALLVMVYTDGYMAHDPGYVRFYAYLSIFSSSMLGLVFSPNLVQVYIFWELVGMCSYLLVGFWFDRKPAADACQKAFVTNRVGDFGLLLGMLGLYWATGSFEFDVMGERLEDLVSLGTIAPALAALFAVLVFLGPVAKSAQFPLHVWLPDAMEGPTPISALIHAATMVAAGVFLVARMYPVFEHIPAVMTTIAWTGAFTALLGASIALTQNDIKKGLAYSTISQLGYMVMAMGIGAYTAGLFHLMTHAYFKAMLFLCSGSVIHGMEGVVGHEPALAQDMRLMGGLRKYMPLTSLAFLIGTLAICGIPPFAGFWSKDEILGLAFNANPVLWLMGWLTAGLTAFYMFRMYFMTFEGDFRGNDMGIRQKLLAAVGSSPMKPLFGPGAMNIKELDHKTDEHDDHDHDHGHGHSHSPHESPLTMTLPLLILAIPSTVIGLLGKPWDNTFEKFIYAPGEVIEEVAHFDWTEFGIMAGNSVGIALIGITVASLMYLQHKIDPAAIAEKYPSLYQFSLNKWYLDALYHRVFVIGCRRLARQIMEVDYRVIDGAVNLTGLATIVSGEGLKYLESGRAQFYALIVFGAVLAFVIVFSVV